The following are encoded together in the Sphingomonas insulae genome:
- a CDS encoding endonuclease domain-containing protein, whose translation MSRIAPYMTVNARALRTGATEAERLIWLRVRSYRPRFTRQLPVGRYIIDLACRGVRLAIEFDGSQHADNPDDLTRTRFLESLGWRVIRFWNFDVVDNPDGVATAILAAVAQRGGPTHPRPLPSREGRMKDA comes from the coding sequence ATGTCGCGCATCGCACCTTACATGACCGTCAATGCGCGAGCGCTGCGGACCGGTGCGACCGAGGCGGAACGGTTGATCTGGCTGCGTGTACGAAGCTATCGCCCGAGGTTCACGCGGCAGCTGCCCGTCGGGCGCTACATCATCGATCTAGCGTGCCGTGGCGTGAGGCTGGCGATCGAATTCGACGGAAGTCAGCATGCGGATAATCCGGACGACCTGACACGGACCCGATTCCTGGAAAGCCTCGGCTGGCGGGTCATCCGTTTTTGGAATTTCGACGTGGTGGACAATCCCGACGGCGTCGCGACGGCCATCCTGGCTGCCGTCGCGCAGCGCGGCGGGCCGACCCACCCCCGGCCCCTCCCTTCCAGGGAGGGGAGAATGAAGGATGCATGA
- a CDS encoding surface-adhesin E family protein, translating into MMSAGIATIAVTASVQATNWMPSATSSTGAIWYVDLDSVKGVDDILNRKAIKAWVKIDYRKVAAEKAREARILYYFKCDEEQAKSMSRVSYRADGTVIDSYAPSYASYEPVVPDTVLSGAMQIACTAHQLNRAEPQS; encoded by the coding sequence ATGATGAGTGCTGGAATAGCCACGATTGCTGTAACGGCATCCGTACAGGCCACCAACTGGATGCCCAGCGCAACTTCAAGCACTGGCGCGATATGGTACGTCGATCTCGACAGCGTAAAGGGGGTCGACGACATATTAAACCGCAAAGCCATCAAGGCCTGGGTGAAGATCGATTATCGCAAGGTCGCTGCCGAAAAGGCGCGCGAGGCGCGGATCCTCTATTATTTCAAATGCGACGAGGAACAGGCGAAAAGCATGTCCCGGGTCAGCTATCGTGCCGATGGTACTGTCATTGACAGCTACGCGCCATCATACGCGAGTTACGAACCAGTCGTGCCGGATACGGTGCTGAGCGGTGCTATGCAAATTGCGTGCACAGCTCACCAGTTGAACAGGGCCGAGCCGCAGTCGTAA
- a CDS encoding phytoene desaturase, with the protein MKSAIVIGAGFGGLALAIRLQSAGVATTIVESRDKPGGRAYYWERDGFTFDAGPTVITDPACLQELWELTGRDMAEDVTLEPVTPFYRLNWPDGTNFDYTNDEALLQREIGKLNPADIAGYHKFLEYAEGVYREGYEKLGHVAFLDFASMIKAAPALAKYQAWRSVYSIVSKYVQNEKLREALSFHTLLVGGNPMTTSAIYALIHKLERDGGVWFAKGGTNRLVAGMVAQFQRIGGTVRLGDPVTAIETLGDRVTGIRCASGWSGEADAVAANSDIMHTYRDLLSTSRSAQRTRARLERKSYSPSLFVVHFGIKGAWPGIPHHMILFGPRYKGLLEDIYDHGVLSEDFSLYLHHPTVTDPSMAPEGHSTFYALAPVPHMGKFPVDWDEVGPILEKRILDEVGRRLIPDIHERIVTKFSYAPNDFATDLKAHLGSAFSLEPVLTQSAYFRVHNRDDAIPNLYFVGAGTHPGAGIPGVVGSAKATAALMLEAR; encoded by the coding sequence ATGAAGTCGGCAATCGTCATCGGTGCGGGATTCGGTGGACTGGCGCTCGCGATCCGGCTGCAATCGGCAGGCGTGGCGACGACGATCGTCGAATCGCGCGACAAGCCGGGTGGCCGCGCCTATTATTGGGAGCGCGACGGCTTCACCTTCGATGCCGGACCGACCGTCATCACCGATCCCGCCTGTTTGCAGGAACTGTGGGAACTGACCGGGCGCGACATGGCCGAGGACGTGACACTGGAACCGGTGACGCCCTTCTACCGGCTCAACTGGCCCGACGGGACCAATTTCGACTACACCAACGATGAAGCGCTGTTGCAGCGCGAGATCGGCAAGCTGAACCCGGCCGACATCGCCGGTTATCACAAGTTCCTGGAATATGCCGAGGGCGTGTATCGCGAAGGCTATGAGAAGCTGGGGCATGTCGCGTTCCTCGACTTCGCATCGATGATCAAGGCGGCACCGGCGCTGGCGAAATACCAGGCGTGGCGATCGGTCTATTCGATCGTGTCGAAATACGTGCAGAACGAGAAGCTGCGCGAGGCGCTGAGCTTCCACACCTTGCTGGTCGGCGGCAACCCGATGACGACCAGCGCGATCTATGCGCTGATCCACAAGCTGGAGCGCGACGGCGGCGTGTGGTTCGCCAAGGGCGGCACCAACCGGCTGGTCGCAGGCATGGTCGCGCAGTTCCAGCGCATCGGCGGCACGGTGCGACTGGGCGATCCGGTGACCGCGATCGAGACGCTGGGCGACCGCGTCACCGGCATCCGCTGCGCCAGCGGCTGGTCGGGCGAGGCGGATGCGGTCGCGGCGAACAGCGACATCATGCACACCTATCGCGACCTGCTGTCGACGTCGCGCAGTGCGCAGCGGACCCGGGCGCGGCTGGAGCGCAAAAGCTATTCGCCATCGCTGTTCGTCGTGCATTTCGGCATCAAGGGCGCGTGGCCGGGTATCCCGCACCACATGATCCTGTTCGGCCCGCGCTATAAGGGGCTGCTGGAGGACATCTACGACCACGGCGTGCTGAGCGAGGATTTCTCGCTGTACCTGCACCATCCGACCGTCACCGACCCGTCGATGGCGCCGGAGGGTCATTCGACCTTCTACGCGCTCGCACCCGTGCCGCACATGGGCAAGTTCCCGGTGGATTGGGACGAGGTGGGGCCGATCCTGGAAAAGCGCATCCTCGACGAGGTCGGGCGGCGGCTGATCCCCGACATCCACGAGCGGATCGTGACGAAGTTCAGCTACGCGCCGAACGACTTCGCGACCGACCTGAAGGCGCATCTGGGCAGTGCGTTCAGCCTGGAGCCGGTGCTGACGCAGAGCGCCTATTTCCGCGTCCACAACCGCGACGATGCGATCCCCAACCTGTATTTCGTCGGCGCGGGCACGCATCCGGGCGCGGGGATTCCGGGCGTGGTGGGAAGTGCTAAAGCAACGGCGGCGCTGATGCTAGAAGCGCGCTGA
- the crtY gene encoding lycopene beta-cyclase CrtY, protein MGMTIPCDVAIVGGGLAGSLIALALRDRRPDVDVRIIDAAPAIGGDHVWSFFGSDVGDADRWLVAPLVVHAWREYDVAFPHLTRQIDATYYSLTSERLDRIVRARLPEPALMLGRKVLAASASAVVLADGDRIEAKGVIDCRGPGDLSVLELGWQKFVGQELALAQPHGASGPRVMDATVAQIDGYRFVYCLPFAADRMFVEDTYYSDTPDLDGTAIGTRIADYARTRGWEVAEVVRGEAGVLPITLGGDFEAYWRSSGANVAKAGMRAGLFQPATGYSLPDAVRLAVRIAAHGDLSGAALARFTHDYARTAWKRGAFYRMLNAMMFRAGDPAERWRIIERFYRLDPMLITRFYAGRSSLKDKARILTGKPPVPVGRAINVLRTTAWR, encoded by the coding sequence ATGGGTATGACGATCCCTTGCGACGTGGCCATCGTCGGCGGCGGGCTGGCGGGCAGCCTGATCGCGCTGGCGCTGCGCGACAGGCGGCCGGACGTCGACGTGCGCATCATCGATGCCGCCCCGGCGATCGGCGGCGACCATGTCTGGTCGTTCTTCGGCAGCGACGTCGGCGATGCCGATCGCTGGCTGGTGGCGCCGCTGGTGGTGCATGCGTGGCGCGAATACGACGTCGCCTTTCCCCACCTCACCCGGCAGATCGATGCGACCTATTATTCGCTGACCAGCGAGCGGCTGGACCGGATCGTCCGCGCCCGGTTGCCGGAACCCGCGCTGATGCTCGGCCGCAAGGTACTGGCGGCGTCGGCGAGCGCGGTGGTGCTGGCCGATGGCGACCGGATCGAGGCGAAGGGCGTGATCGACTGCCGCGGACCGGGCGACCTGTCGGTGCTGGAACTGGGGTGGCAGAAGTTCGTCGGCCAGGAACTGGCGCTGGCGCAGCCGCACGGCGCGAGCGGGCCGAGGGTCATGGATGCGACGGTCGCGCAGATCGACGGCTATCGCTTCGTCTATTGCCTGCCGTTCGCGGCGGACCGGATGTTCGTCGAGGACACCTATTACAGCGACACCCCCGATCTGGACGGCACCGCGATCGGCACGCGGATCGCGGATTATGCCAGGACGAGGGGGTGGGAGGTCGCCGAGGTGGTGCGCGGCGAGGCCGGCGTGCTGCCGATCACGCTGGGTGGCGATTTCGAGGCCTATTGGCGGTCGAGCGGCGCCAACGTCGCCAAAGCGGGCATGCGCGCCGGGCTGTTCCAGCCGGCGACCGGCTATTCCCTGCCCGACGCGGTACGGCTGGCGGTGCGGATCGCGGCGCACGGCGACCTGTCGGGTGCGGCGCTGGCCCGGTTTACGCACGATTACGCACGCACGGCGTGGAAACGCGGGGCATTCTATCGCATGCTCAACGCGATGATGTTCCGCGCCGGCGATCCGGCGGAACGATGGCGCATCATCGAGCGCTTCTACCGCCTGGACCCGATGCTCATCACCCGCTTCTATGCCGGGCGATCGAGCCTCAAGGACAAGGCGCGCATTCTGACGGGCAAGCCACCGGTGCCGGTGGGGCGCGCGATCAACGTGTTGCGGACGACGGCGTGGCGTTAG